Proteins encoded by one window of Halorubrum ruber:
- the hisS gene encoding histidine--tRNA ligase, protein MYDGLKGFRDFYPGEQSARREVTDAIEDAAARHGFREIATPALERTEMYVDKSGEEIVEELYAFDDKGGRGVSMTPELTPTVARMVVAKGQELSKPIKWMSTRPFWRYEQVQQGRFREFYQTNIDVFGSSAPEADAEVLAVAADALTDLGLTGDDFEFRVSHRDILGGLVRSLAADPDAVDTAAAIRAVDKRAKVDDAEYVGLLSDAGLARDTARDFDDLIADVETVDDLDAVAEAGDESVEDAVENLRNVLAAADDFGAGEFCEVSLTTARGLDYYTGVVFECFDSTGEVSRSVFGGGRYDDLIESFGGQPTPAVGVAPGHATLKLLCQRAGVWPDEELSTDYYVLSVGDTRSEAAALASDLRALGDDVVVEQDVSGRSFGAQLGYADSINAETVVVVGERDLENGEYTVKDMASGDETTVPVEEFPPEEGLPTYEDYE, encoded by the coding sequence ATGTACGACGGCCTCAAGGGATTCCGAGATTTCTACCCCGGCGAGCAGTCCGCTCGCCGCGAGGTGACCGACGCGATCGAGGACGCGGCGGCCAGGCACGGCTTCCGCGAGATCGCCACTCCCGCCTTGGAGCGGACGGAGATGTACGTCGACAAGTCCGGCGAGGAGATCGTCGAGGAGCTGTACGCCTTCGACGACAAGGGCGGCCGCGGCGTCTCGATGACGCCGGAGCTCACGCCCACCGTCGCCCGGATGGTCGTCGCGAAGGGTCAGGAGCTGTCGAAGCCGATCAAGTGGATGTCCACCCGCCCGTTCTGGCGCTACGAGCAGGTCCAGCAGGGCCGCTTCCGCGAGTTCTACCAGACGAACATCGACGTGTTCGGCTCCTCGGCGCCCGAGGCCGACGCCGAGGTGCTGGCAGTCGCCGCCGACGCCCTCACGGACTTGGGGCTCACCGGCGACGACTTCGAGTTCCGGGTCTCCCACCGCGACATCCTCGGCGGCCTCGTTCGCTCGCTCGCGGCTGATCCCGACGCGGTCGACACCGCGGCCGCCATCCGCGCGGTCGACAAGCGCGCGAAGGTCGACGACGCCGAGTACGTCGGCCTCCTCTCCGACGCCGGGCTCGCCCGCGACACGGCGCGCGACTTCGACGACCTCATCGCGGACGTCGAGACCGTCGACGACCTCGACGCGGTCGCGGAGGCCGGCGACGAGTCGGTCGAGGACGCCGTCGAGAACCTCCGGAACGTGCTCGCCGCGGCAGACGACTTCGGCGCGGGCGAGTTCTGCGAGGTGTCGCTGACGACCGCCCGCGGGCTCGACTACTACACGGGCGTCGTCTTCGAGTGCTTCGACTCCACCGGCGAGGTCTCACGCTCCGTCTTCGGCGGCGGGCGCTACGACGACCTCATCGAGAGCTTCGGCGGCCAGCCGACCCCCGCGGTCGGGGTCGCGCCCGGTCACGCCACGCTGAAGCTCCTCTGTCAGCGCGCCGGCGTCTGGCCCGACGAGGAGCTGTCGACCGACTACTACGTCCTCTCGGTGGGCGACACGCGGAGCGAGGCCGCCGCGCTCGCGAGCGACCTCCGCGCGCTCGGCGACGACGTGGTCGTCGAACAGGACGTCTCCGGCCGCTCGTTCGGCGCGCAGCTCGGCTACGCCGACTCGATCAACGCCGAGACGGTCGTGGTCGTCGGCGAGCGCGACCTGGAGAACGGCGAGTACACGGTGAAGGACATGGCGAGCGGCGACGAGACGACGGTCCCGGTCGAAGAGTTCCCGCCGGAGGAGGGGCTGCCGACGTACGAGGACTACGAGTAA
- a CDS encoding DUF7342 family protein: protein MDDGSPPGEFEDVNEAVGAEWEAETTPYERVRRVIEHAYDPVSAETVAEEARTAPKTARKHLNALATEGFVETENGDHGGTLYRRSPESLVVEQAAEILERVSTDDLVARIREMRTRLGEFQSEYGVESPEELTVDQTNHALAASESESDDPDPETIREWKTLRRNLAFANAALAVGNAERFVDDDRRSGDDGVPV from the coding sequence ATGGACGACGGAAGCCCACCGGGGGAGTTCGAAGACGTCAATGAGGCGGTCGGCGCCGAGTGGGAGGCCGAAACGACGCCGTACGAACGCGTCCGGCGCGTCATCGAGCACGCGTACGACCCCGTCTCGGCCGAGACGGTCGCGGAGGAGGCGCGGACCGCGCCGAAAACCGCCCGCAAACACCTGAACGCGCTCGCGACGGAGGGGTTCGTCGAGACGGAGAACGGCGACCACGGCGGGACGCTGTACCGCCGCTCGCCGGAGTCGCTGGTCGTCGAGCAGGCCGCGGAGATCCTCGAACGCGTCTCCACCGACGACCTCGTCGCTCGGATCCGAGAGATGCGGACGCGGCTCGGCGAGTTCCAGTCGGAGTACGGCGTCGAATCGCCCGAGGAACTGACCGTCGACCAGACGAACCACGCGCTCGCGGCGTCCGAGTCCGAGTCAGATGACCCCGATCCGGAGACGATTCGCGAGTGGAAGACGCTCCGGCGGAACCTCGCGTTCGCGAACGCGGCCCTCGCAGTCGGCAACGCGGAGCGGTTCGTCGACGACGACCGTCGCTCCGGCGACGACGGCGTTCCCGTGTGA
- a CDS encoding CNNM domain-containing protein: MIPLATAMPPVEIGLRVAAGVALILINAYFVAIEFGLTRLRQYPESEMDTPGLRRAWEMTDDLEFYLTTCQVWISGTSIALGIVAEPGLAALFAPLFENTALASAGAGSLLGFFLINMVHLTHGEQTPTYLGVERSKQVANYGSRPLYWFAWLISPLIKFGDWVAKATLGLFGVEMTGSWTEAEEEVLETRAELRNRLGSMMEEVELPEERREEVLNALDVDELAVREVLTPADEVISLSTTASAEENLDRIRDTPHSRFPLVGDDLNEFEGIVYAPSIVSRFDELRDGDLTFADVAAPPMTVSADASVSDAFDQFQAESQELALVIEDGGVVGLITATDAMEAVMGQLEDPLDAGNL, translated from the coding sequence ATGATCCCGCTCGCGACGGCGATGCCCCCAGTCGAGATCGGCCTCCGCGTGGCCGCCGGCGTCGCCCTCATCCTGATCAACGCGTACTTCGTGGCGATCGAGTTCGGCCTGACGCGCCTGCGTCAGTACCCCGAGTCGGAGATGGACACCCCCGGACTGCGGCGGGCGTGGGAGATGACCGACGACTTGGAGTTCTACCTGACGACCTGTCAGGTGTGGATCTCCGGAACGTCCATCGCGCTCGGTATCGTCGCGGAGCCGGGGCTCGCGGCGCTTTTCGCCCCGCTGTTCGAGAACACGGCGCTCGCGTCCGCCGGCGCCGGCTCCCTGTTGGGATTCTTCCTCATCAACATGGTCCACCTGACCCACGGCGAGCAGACGCCGACGTACCTCGGCGTCGAGCGCTCGAAGCAGGTCGCCAACTACGGCTCCCGACCGCTGTACTGGTTCGCGTGGCTCATCTCGCCGCTGATCAAGTTCGGCGACTGGGTCGCGAAGGCGACGCTGGGGCTGTTCGGCGTCGAGATGACCGGCTCGTGGACCGAGGCCGAAGAGGAGGTGTTGGAGACGCGCGCGGAGCTCCGCAACCGACTCGGATCGATGATGGAGGAGGTCGAGCTCCCCGAGGAGCGCCGCGAGGAGGTCCTCAACGCGCTCGACGTCGACGAGCTCGCCGTACGGGAGGTGCTGACGCCGGCCGACGAGGTGATCTCGCTGTCGACGACCGCCTCCGCCGAGGAGAACCTCGACCGGATCCGCGACACCCCGCACAGCCGCTTCCCGCTCGTCGGCGACGACCTGAACGAGTTCGAGGGGATCGTGTACGCCCCGTCGATCGTGAGCCGCTTCGACGAGCTCCGGGACGGCGACCTCACGTTCGCGGACGTCGCGGCCCCGCCGATGACGGTGTCGGCGGACGCGAGCGTCAGCGACGCCTTCGACCAGTTTCAGGCGGAGTCGCAGGAGCTCGCCTTAGTCATCGAGGACGGCGGGGTCGTCGGCCTGATCACCGCGACCGACGCGATGGAGGCGGTGATGGGCCAGTTAGAGGACCCGCTGGACGCTGGCAACTTATAA
- a CDS encoding branched-chain amino acid ABC transporter permease — MSDANSTEGDAEAPESATAAVVEAARESDLGLVVGTLLAIYAAATLLTFTDGLNSVVGLMETLTFLGLVYALTALALNLQWGYTGLFNIGVAGFMAVGVYTMGMVVRSPDPAFGPPGLGLPLPVGIVAGMGMAALLGAVAALPALRLKADYLAIVTLGLSEIVRLSLQSSAFDNFLRDTIGAGTGGGRGMGMPDNPVRELFLVDGQAGTPTAFGELVFGVFGNDGLGISHPILIGWGYIAVLAAFLVAFYLVLERLGRSPFGRTMKAIREDELVANSLGKDVNLVKIKVFVIGCALMGLAGILWFGSQGNVSPTPQFRPLLTFYVFIAVIIGGSGSNTGSVLGGIVFAAVLFEGPRRVGGTVRGLIDAETPPSFADALVSLDPVTFLAYATDNIAPLQFVFLGLVLVFIIHRRPEGILGDRIETAAAVDLSERPAGGESDE; from the coding sequence ATGAGCGACGCGAATTCGACTGAAGGGGACGCCGAGGCGCCCGAGAGCGCGACGGCGGCGGTGGTCGAGGCCGCCCGAGAGAGTGACCTCGGCCTCGTCGTCGGGACGCTGCTCGCCATCTACGCGGCCGCGACGCTGCTGACGTTCACCGACGGGCTCAACAGCGTCGTCGGGCTCATGGAGACGCTGACGTTCCTCGGGCTCGTCTACGCGCTCACCGCGCTCGCTTTAAACCTCCAGTGGGGGTACACCGGCCTCTTCAACATCGGCGTCGCCGGCTTCATGGCCGTCGGCGTGTACACGATGGGGATGGTCGTCCGGTCGCCCGACCCCGCGTTCGGCCCGCCCGGACTCGGGCTGCCGCTCCCGGTCGGGATCGTCGCCGGCATGGGGATGGCGGCGCTGCTCGGCGCGGTCGCGGCCCTGCCGGCACTCCGGCTCAAGGCCGACTACCTCGCCATCGTGACGCTCGGCCTCTCGGAGATCGTCCGCCTGTCGCTCCAGTCGAGCGCCTTCGACAACTTCCTGCGCGACACGATCGGCGCCGGCACCGGCGGCGGCCGCGGGATGGGGATGCCGGACAACCCCGTCCGCGAACTGTTCCTCGTCGACGGACAGGCGGGGACGCCGACCGCGTTCGGCGAGCTCGTCTTCGGCGTCTTCGGGAACGACGGGCTCGGCATCTCGCACCCGATCCTCATCGGCTGGGGGTACATCGCCGTCCTCGCGGCGTTTTTGGTCGCGTTCTACCTCGTACTCGAACGCCTCGGCCGCTCGCCGTTCGGTCGGACGATGAAGGCGATCCGGGAGGACGAGCTCGTCGCCAACTCGCTCGGCAAGGACGTGAACCTCGTGAAGATCAAGGTGTTCGTCATCGGCTGCGCGCTGATGGGGCTCGCGGGGATCCTCTGGTTCGGCAGCCAGGGCAACGTCTCGCCGACCCCGCAGTTCCGCCCCCTCCTGACCTTCTACGTGTTCATCGCGGTGATCATCGGCGGGTCGGGGTCGAACACCGGCTCCGTCCTCGGCGGCATCGTCTTCGCCGCGGTCCTGTTCGAGGGGCCGCGGCGCGTCGGCGGGACGGTGCGGGGGCTCATTGACGCGGAGACGCCGCCGTCGTTCGCCGACGCCCTCGTCTCGCTCGACCCGGTGACGTTCCTCGCGTACGCGACCGACAACATCGCGCCGCTCCAGTTCGTCTTCCTTGGCCTCGTCTTGGTGTTCATCATCCACCGGCGGCCGGAGGGAATCTTAGGCGACCGGATCGAGACGGCCGCGGCCGTCGACCTCTCGGAGCGGCCGGCCGGAGGTGAGAGCGATGAGTAG
- a CDS encoding ribbon-helix-helix domain-containing protein, translating into MSEATTNDDGGDDIATVNFKLTESFLEQIDDTWQGRGFNSRSEFIRYTLRDAVEFPTFDRDELVALLEAEEDIREGRTTSAEEARERFDTDE; encoded by the coding sequence ATGTCCGAAGCAACCACAAACGACGACGGCGGCGACGACATCGCCACGGTCAACTTCAAACTCACCGAGTCGTTCCTCGAACAGATAGACGATACGTGGCAGGGACGCGGGTTCAACAGCCGGAGCGAGTTCATCCGGTACACGCTTCGGGACGCCGTCGAGTTCCCGACGTTCGACCGCGACGAACTCGTCGCCCTGCTCGAAGCCGAAGAAGACATCCGCGAGGGACGAACGACGAGCGCCGAGGAAGCCCGCGAGCGGTTCGACACGGATGAATGA
- a CDS encoding enoyl-CoA hydratase/isomerase family protein, whose protein sequence is MIRTRTDGDVRVVTLDRPEARNALRPADLTALREAFAEPEAEEGPPVTLLRGAGDAFCAGADLDAVAALDDPESFARRGQRVAAAIEESPSVVVCGIDGAARGGGVELALAADVRVATPRATLAEPGVSLGLFGAWGGTVRLPRVMSEGDALDFALSGRVLDADAALRTGLVSRVVDDPRSVADEIAAGESDALAAIKRRMRDRRESGTQEDAEAATFADLHDAHADEIARLRGE, encoded by the coding sequence GTGATCCGGACCCGAACCGACGGCGACGTGCGCGTCGTCACGCTCGACCGCCCGGAGGCGCGCAACGCGCTTCGGCCCGCGGACCTGACCGCCCTGCGCGAGGCGTTCGCGGAGCCGGAAGCCGAGGAAGGCCCGCCGGTGACGCTCCTGCGCGGCGCGGGCGACGCCTTCTGTGCCGGCGCCGACCTCGACGCGGTCGCCGCGCTCGACGATCCGGAATCGTTCGCGCGGCGAGGGCAACGCGTCGCCGCCGCCATCGAGGAGTCGCCGTCGGTCGTCGTCTGCGGGATCGACGGCGCTGCCCGTGGTGGTGGAGTGGAGTTGGCGCTGGCGGCCGACGTTCGAGTTGCGACCCCGCGGGCGACGCTGGCCGAGCCCGGCGTCTCCTTGGGGCTGTTCGGCGCCTGGGGCGGGACCGTCAGGCTCCCGCGCGTCATGAGCGAGGGTGACGCGCTCGACTTCGCGCTCTCGGGGCGGGTCCTCGACGCGGACGCCGCGCTGCGGACCGGGCTCGTCTCGCGCGTCGTCGACGACCCGCGCTCGGTGGCCGACGAGATCGCGGCTGGCGAGTCCGACGCGCTCGCGGCGATCAAGCGCCGGATGCGTGACCGGCGTGAGAGCGGGACGCAGGAAGATGCGGAGGCCGCCACGTTCGCCGATCTTCACGACGCGCACGCGGACGAGATCGCGCGACTGCGGGGAGAGTGA
- a CDS encoding ABC transporter ATP-binding protein: MSADDGPDAAGDAASPTNGGDAPATDGDDAPATDGHSADAVDVDSDAVEADADAGAEHAIDGDAILRIRDLDAGYGDLQILSDVVLDVADEEYVTIVGPNGAGKSTVMKTVFGLTTHMGGTVEFEGKSIQGLAPEQIIREGIGFVPQNDNVFPGLSVRENLEMGAYILDEVPEDQIETIYDRFPILRERSDQKAGTLSGGQRQMVAMGRALMLDPDLLLLDEPSAGLAPDLVSDMFDRIDRINEGGTAVLMVEQNAKEALRRCDRGYVLVNGENRYTDRGDVLLADEDVRRDFLGG; this comes from the coding sequence ATGAGCGCCGACGACGGACCTGACGCGGCCGGCGACGCCGCCTCGCCGACGAACGGAGGCGACGCCCCGGCGACGGACGGGGACGACGCCCCGGCGACGGACGGACACTCCGCCGACGCGGTCGACGTCGACTCGGATGCGGTGGAGGCCGACGCGGACGCCGGTGCCGAACACGCGATCGACGGCGACGCGATCCTCCGGATCCGCGACCTCGACGCAGGCTACGGCGACCTCCAGATCCTCTCGGACGTGGTCTTAGATGTCGCCGACGAGGAGTACGTCACCATCGTCGGCCCCAACGGGGCCGGGAAGTCGACGGTGATGAAGACCGTCTTCGGACTCACGACCCACATGGGCGGCACCGTCGAGTTCGAGGGGAAATCGATACAGGGGCTCGCGCCCGAGCAGATCATCCGCGAGGGGATCGGGTTCGTCCCGCAGAACGACAACGTGTTCCCCGGGCTCAGCGTCCGCGAGAACCTCGAAATGGGCGCGTACATCCTCGACGAGGTGCCCGAAGACCAGATCGAGACGATCTACGACCGGTTCCCGATCCTCCGCGAGCGCAGCGACCAGAAGGCGGGGACCCTCTCCGGCGGCCAGCGGCAGATGGTCGCGATGGGGCGGGCGCTCATGCTCGATCCCGACCTCCTCCTGCTCGACGAGCCCTCGGCCGGGCTCGCCCCGGACCTCGTCTCCGACATGTTCGACCGGATCGACCGGATCAACGAGGGCGGGACGGCGGTGTTGATGGTTGAGCAGAACGCGAAGGAGGCGCTCCGTCGCTGCGACCGCGGCTACGTGCTGGTGAACGGCGAGAACCGCTACACCGACCGCGGCGACGTGCTGCTCGCCGACGAGGACGTGCGGCGCGACTTCCTCGGCGGGTAG
- a CDS encoding toxin-antitoxin system TumE family protein encodes MPEPQHEAHALRGATDRPALLAIRDTVEEMEPLATARLDDYINPSALEVELADGLRDADEARLDVTWTTRGDYKYHYTDPTGVNLRWGNHPHDGDYVHATGPEHYHPPPDASSDPDEVEASCITQSPEELVTRAVCKLWRVAYHADSYAPLNAVSNPP; translated from the coding sequence ATGCCGGAGCCACAACATGAGGCCCACGCCCTCCGCGGGGCGACCGACCGCCCGGCGCTGCTCGCGATCCGCGACACCGTCGAGGAGATGGAGCCGCTCGCCACGGCCCGCCTCGACGACTATATCAATCCGTCCGCGCTCGAAGTCGAACTCGCGGACGGACTCCGCGACGCCGACGAGGCCCGCCTCGACGTCACGTGGACGACGCGAGGCGATTACAAGTACCACTACACGGATCCCACGGGCGTGAACCTCCGGTGGGGAAACCATCCCCACGACGGCGACTACGTTCACGCCACCGGGCCGGAGCACTACCATCCGCCTCCGGACGCGAGTTCGGACCCCGACGAGGTCGAGGCGTCCTGTATCACGCAGTCTCCCGAGGAGCTGGTCACCCGCGCCGTCTGTAAACTGTGGCGGGTCGCCTATCACGCGGACTCGTACGCGCCGCTCAACGCCGTGAGCAACCCGCCCTGA
- a CDS encoding DUF7114 family protein, producing MDDAARARDAARDALADVEPEQLREALDGRLLDAAVTPGVLALVTARALEPDVDLGDVADRAAGVQLIYEGLRLTRTVAREEPWVTAATAAADIDADMDILAADVLVSRGFSLLACTDAARPAVDVVRSFGRDQTLRDREGTDAETAAGLDRNLEVDALELAVVAGTTAVGGDPPEELLEYARDLAADCDGEFPPAGRALPDATADRIADISERAVSATDR from the coding sequence ATGGACGATGCCGCGCGAGCGCGTGACGCCGCGCGCGATGCGCTCGCGGACGTCGAACCCGAACAGCTCCGCGAGGCCCTTGACGGTCGGCTCCTCGACGCGGCGGTGACCCCCGGCGTGCTGGCGCTGGTCACCGCTCGCGCGCTGGAGCCCGACGTCGACCTCGGCGACGTGGCCGACCGCGCCGCGGGCGTGCAGCTCATCTACGAAGGGTTGCGACTCACCCGCACGGTGGCCCGCGAGGAGCCGTGGGTGACGGCGGCGACCGCCGCGGCCGACATCGACGCCGACATGGATATCCTCGCCGCCGACGTGCTCGTCTCCCGCGGCTTCTCGCTTTTAGCCTGTACCGACGCCGCCCGCCCCGCGGTCGACGTGGTGCGTTCGTTCGGCCGCGACCAGACGCTGCGCGACCGCGAGGGCACGGATGCCGAGACGGCGGCCGGACTCGACCGCAACCTGGAGGTGGACGCCCTCGAGCTCGCCGTCGTCGCCGGCACCACCGCCGTCGGCGGCGACCCGCCCGAGGAGCTGCTCGAATACGCCCGCGACCTCGCCGCCGACTGCGACGGCGAGTTCCCGCCCGCGGGCCGGGCGCTGCCGGACGCGACCGCCGACCGCATCGCCGACATCTCGGAGCGGGCCGTCAGCGCGACGGACCGCTGA
- a CDS encoding branched-chain amino acid ABC transporter permease — protein MGTTDSSIVDSARARPGLLFVALLGGLLLVDLAAKLAGVGLGPIGGSISVDRLGSNLWNGVVIGLVIGLAGIGLSMTYSILSFANFAHGDLVSVGAFSGWGVAFLIAGFGDVPVRALLTVRDAGNASPGDIGAHILTTPAAILVGLLAAFAVTALLAVALDRAFYKPMRDRDGISLLIASIGAALIVRYLLQFVYGSDRRGITASVDASNLAFDPLGLSVNAHELTILVAAVGLMLAMHGMLQHTKLGTAMRAMADNKDLALITGIPAERVVTATWIIGGGLAGASGYLYVLLRGTIQFDFGWLLLLLIFAAVILGGIGSVYGAIAGGLVIGVVFTTSTIWIPSDFNQAAAFGVMILMLLLRPEGLFGGVTTT, from the coding sequence ATGGGAACAACTGACTCGTCGATCGTCGACTCGGCGCGGGCCCGACCGGGGCTTCTCTTCGTCGCCCTCCTCGGCGGCCTGCTTCTCGTCGACCTCGCGGCGAAGCTCGCGGGAGTCGGCCTCGGCCCGATCGGGGGGTCGATCTCGGTCGACCGGCTCGGCTCGAACCTCTGGAACGGCGTCGTCATCGGGCTCGTGATCGGGCTCGCGGGCATCGGGCTCTCGATGACGTACAGCATCCTCTCGTTCGCGAACTTCGCGCACGGCGACCTCGTCAGCGTCGGAGCGTTCTCCGGCTGGGGCGTGGCGTTCCTGATCGCGGGCTTCGGCGACGTGCCGGTCCGCGCGCTCCTGACCGTCCGCGATGCGGGGAACGCCTCGCCGGGCGACATCGGCGCGCACATCCTCACGACGCCCGCCGCCATCCTCGTCGGGCTGCTCGCGGCGTTCGCCGTCACCGCGCTGCTCGCGGTGGCGCTCGACCGCGCGTTCTACAAGCCGATGCGTGACCGCGACGGGATCTCGCTGCTGATCGCCTCCATCGGCGCGGCGCTCATCGTCCGCTACCTGCTCCAGTTCGTTTACGGCTCCGACCGCCGAGGGATCACCGCCAGCGTCGACGCGTCGAACCTCGCGTTCGACCCGCTCGGGCTCTCGGTGAACGCCCACGAGCTCACCATCCTCGTGGCCGCGGTCGGGCTGATGCTCGCGATGCACGGGATGCTCCAGCACACGAAGCTCGGCACGGCGATGCGGGCGATGGCCGACAACAAGGATCTCGCGCTCATCACGGGGATCCCGGCCGAGCGCGTCGTCACCGCCACGTGGATCATCGGCGGCGGGCTCGCGGGCGCGTCCGGCTACCTCTACGTGCTGCTCCGCGGGACGATCCAGTTCGACTTCGGCTGGCTCCTCCTCCTGTTGATCTTCGCGGCCGTGATCTTAGGCGGGATCGGCTCCGTCTACGGCGCCATCGCCGGCGGCCTCGTCATCGGCGTGGTGTTCACCACGTCGACGATCTGGATCCCCTCCGACTTCAACCAGGCCGCGGCGTTCGGCGTGATGATCCTCATGCTGCTGTTGCGCCCCGAGGGGCTCTTCGGCGGGGTGACGACCACATGA
- the lipA gene encoding lipoyl synthase, giving the protein MQRGRRKPDWLKSRPPSGSRFTEIKSTLRDRDLHTVCEEANCPNMGECWSGEDGPGTATFMLMGDRCSRGCNFCDVETGGMEPLDPDEPANVADAVAEIGLDYVVLTSVDRDDLADGGSAHFAETIREIKRRDPEILVETLIPDFQGDPEAIDRIIEAEPDVIAHNVETVERLQWPVRDRRANYEQSLAVLDRVDRESDIHTKTSLMLGVGEYDHEVYRTLGDLREVGVDVVTFGQYLQPSRSHLDVFEYVHPDVFETWRRVAEEEFDFLYCASGAMVRSSYKAGELFVEALVREGRSPEDARRHARAAGGD; this is encoded by the coding sequence ATGCAACGCGGCCGCCGGAAGCCGGACTGGCTGAAGTCGCGCCCGCCGTCCGGGAGTCGCTTCACCGAGATCAAGTCCACCCTCCGCGACCGCGACCTTCACACGGTCTGCGAGGAGGCGAACTGCCCGAACATGGGCGAGTGCTGGTCGGGAGAGGACGGCCCCGGCACGGCGACGTTCATGCTGATGGGCGACCGCTGCTCGCGCGGCTGTAACTTCTGTGACGTCGAGACGGGCGGCATGGAGCCGCTCGACCCTGACGAGCCGGCGAACGTCGCGGACGCGGTCGCGGAGATCGGCTTGGACTACGTCGTTCTCACGTCCGTCGACCGCGACGACCTCGCGGACGGAGGATCGGCGCACTTCGCCGAGACGATCCGCGAGATCAAGCGCCGCGACCCGGAGATCCTCGTCGAGACGCTCATCCCGGACTTCCAGGGGGACCCCGAGGCGATCGACCGCATCATCGAGGCGGAGCCGGACGTGATCGCCCACAACGTCGAGACCGTCGAGCGGCTCCAGTGGCCGGTCCGCGACCGCCGCGCGAACTACGAGCAGTCGCTCGCGGTCCTCGACCGGGTCGACCGCGAGTCGGACATCCACACGAAGACGAGCCTCATGCTCGGCGTCGGCGAGTACGACCACGAGGTGTACCGGACGCTCGGCGACCTCCGCGAGGTCGGCGTCGACGTCGTCACCTTCGGCCAGTACCTCCAGCCGTCGCGCTCGCACCTCGACGTGTTCGAGTACGTCCACCCGGACGTCTTCGAGACGTGGCGGCGGGTCGCCGAGGAGGAGTTCGACTTCCTCTACTGCGCGTCGGGCGCCATGGTTCGGTCGTCGTACAAGGCCGGCGAGCTGTTCGTCGAGGCGCTGGTGCGCGAGGGCAGGTCGCCCGAGGACGCGCGGCGCCACGCGCGGGCCGCGGGCGGGGACTGA
- a CDS encoding ABC transporter ATP-binding protein has product MSSDAPDPADIADADDVADTVDATDATVDEPEANDSAVEEAAKHVPSGGPPLRVEGLVKRFGGVTAVDGASFEVESGSLTGLIGPNGAGKSTTFNCITGVHEPTAGKVYFEGEDITGLRPHQIARKGLVRTFQIARELSEMTVLENLMLAPQGQLGESAVRAVTPGLRGAVVAEETELRERAWETLEFFEIDHLAHEHAGNLSGGQRKLLEMARALMTDPEMVLLDEPLAGVNPTLQEKLLDRIHDLRADGYTFLLVEHDMDVIMDNCERVIVMHQGSVLAEGTGDEIRNDERVIEAYLGEDL; this is encoded by the coding sequence ATGAGTAGCGACGCGCCCGACCCGGCCGACATCGCCGACGCGGACGATGTCGCCGACACGGTCGACGCGACGGACGCGACGGTCGACGAACCCGAGGCGAACGACAGCGCGGTCGAGGAGGCGGCGAAACACGTCCCCTCCGGGGGGCCCCCGCTCCGCGTGGAGGGATTAGTCAAGCGGTTCGGCGGCGTCACCGCCGTCGACGGCGCCTCGTTCGAAGTCGAGTCCGGCTCGCTGACAGGGCTCATCGGGCCGAACGGCGCCGGGAAGTCGACCACGTTCAACTGCATCACCGGCGTCCACGAGCCGACCGCCGGCAAGGTGTACTTCGAAGGCGAGGATATCACCGGACTCAGGCCGCACCAGATCGCTCGGAAGGGGCTGGTCCGGACGTTCCAGATCGCCCGGGAGCTCTCCGAGATGACCGTCTTAGAGAACCTCATGCTCGCGCCGCAGGGCCAGCTCGGCGAATCTGCGGTCCGGGCGGTGACGCCCGGGCTCCGCGGCGCCGTCGTCGCGGAGGAGACCGAGCTCCGCGAGCGGGCCTGGGAGACGCTGGAGTTCTTCGAGATCGACCACCTCGCACACGAGCACGCGGGGAACCTCTCCGGCGGCCAGCGGAAGCTGCTGGAGATGGCCCGCGCGCTGATGACCGACCCCGAGATGGTGCTGCTCGACGAGCCGCTCGCCGGGGTCAACCCGACCCTCCAAGAGAAGCTCTTAGACCGGATCCACGACCTGCGCGCTGACGGCTACACCTTCCTGCTCGTCGAACACGACATGGACGTCATCATGGACAACTGCGAACGCGTCATCGTCATGCATCAGGGCAGCGTGCTCGCCGAAGGGACCGGCGACGAGATACGGAACGACGAGCGGGTCATCGAGGCCTACCTGGGGGAGGACCTATGA